The genomic DNA AGTGACTGCCTCGCTCGCCGCCTCCTGGCAGCATGTCGAGATCATGCGCGGCGACGGCCAGATGGTGCGAGACATCCGCCCGCTGGTCAGGGTCAACGTCTCGGTGGTGGTCGGCGATGGCGATCGCCAGGAGAGCGGCTCCTACGGCATGGGCGGCCGCAAGAGTTTTGGCGAGTTCCTGACCGAGGAAAGCTGGAAGCATGCCGCAAGCGAGGCGCTCAGGCAGGCGCTGGTCAATCTCGAGGCGGTTCCGGCGCCCGCCGGCACCTTCGATATCGTGCTTTCCAGCGGCTGGCCGGGCGTGATGCTGCACGAGGCGGTCGGCCACGGGCTGGAAGGCGACTTCAACCGCAAGAAGACGTCGGCCTTTGCCGGCCTGATGGGCCAGCAGGTTGCGGCAAAGGGTGTCACCGTGGTCGATGACGGCACGATCGCCGAGCGGCGCGGCTCGCTGACCGTCGACGACGAAGGCACGCCTTCGGCGCGCAACGTGCTGATCGAAGACGGCATACTGGTCGGCTACATGCAGGACCGCCAGAACGCCCGCCTGATGGGCATGAAGGCGACCGGCAACGGCCGGCGCGAGGGCTATGCGCATCAGCCGATGCCGCGCATGACCAACACCTACATGACCTCGGGCGACACGCCGCCGGAAGAGATCATCGCCTCGGTCAAGAACGGCATCTATGCCGTCTCCTTCGGCGGCGGCCAGGTCGACATCACGTCGGGCAAATTCGTGTTCGGCTGCACCGAGGCCTACATGATCGAGAACGGCAAGGTGACGCAGCCGATCAAGGGCGCGATGCTGATCGGCAACGGCCCCGACGCCATGCACCGCGTCAGCATGATCGGCAACGACATGAAGCTCGACAACGGCATCGGCATGTGCGGCAAGGCCGGACAGGGCGTGCCGGTCGGCGTCGGCCAGCCGCATCTGAGGATGAACCAGATGACGGTGGGCGGCACAAGGGTTTGAGGACGCCCAATCCGGCAGGCTTGAACAGCACCCGCAGCTAGAGTATCTTACCTTTATCTTACACACGGTAAGCTACGATGGCTGGCGCCGAAAAACTCATAACCACCGTCTCGACCAAGGGACAAGTGATCCTCCCCAGCGCGATCCGGAAACGGAGGGACTGGGGCGCCGGCACGCGTCTGCAGGTCGAAGACACACCCGAGGGTGTTCTTCTGAAACCAGCGCCGGCCTTTACCCCGACGCGGCCGGAAGACGTGTTTGGTGTGCTGCCGCACAGCGGCAAGCCGAAGACACTGGAAGAGATGGACGCGAGCGTCCTTGCTGAAGCGCGGCGGCGCCATGCTCGCGATTGATACCAACCTTGTCGTCAGATACCTGACGAACGACCATCCCGAACAGTCCCCGCGATCCCGGCGGCTGATCGATGGTCAAGCTGTGTTTGTCGCCGTCACCGTGATCCTGGAGGCTGAGTGGGTGCTGCGCAGCGCCTATGGCTACGGCCAGGCCGAAGTCGTCAGGGCGCTGCGGGCGTTCGGCGGGCTTTCCACAGTGGAGATGGAAGAGGCCGCGCTTGTCTCCTCCGCGCTTGACCTGGCTGAGGCAGGGATGGACTTCGCGGATGCGCTGCATCTCGGCAAGTCTGCGCATTGCTCGGGGTTTGCGACCTTCGACCGCAAACTCATCAAAGCTGCTCGGGCTGCGGGGCATAGTGGCGTGCAAGAGGCGTAGCTACCCGCCGGATGCGAACACGATCGTGTTAGCAAATTATTAAATGTTCAATTGCTTGGGCCGCCGTTTCCGCATTAACTTGGCAGCAATCTTCTCGTTGCGGTGGTGTTGGCAGTGCAGCGTTCCCTTGGCGTCCTGACCTCTTCTTTCCTGCTTGGCCTTTTCTCGTTGATCGGCGCGGCATCGCTGTGCGTCGACACAGCGGCGGCGCAGTCGACCTTGTTCAAGCGGCCATCGACGCAGCCCTCCGCGGACGGGGTTCGCTCCGTCTCGGTTGGAGGGCGCACCAGCGTTCCCTACGGCTGGCTCGATTTCTGCCATCGCAGGCCGAAAGAGTGCAAGGTGCCTGCCCTGCAGGCCGCGAACGTCAAGCTGACCGCGCAGAACATGCGCACCCTCAAGCGCATAAACCAGAAGGCGAACCGCGCCATCAAGCCCGTCAGCAACTACGATCACTGGGGCACGATGATGGACCACTGGGACTATCCGGTGGATGGCAAGGGCGACTGCAAGATCTACGCGCTCTACAAGCGCAAGCTTCTCCTGGAGGCGGGATTTCCGCGGCAAGCGCTGCTGATGACGGTGGTGCGCGACCTGAACAATGGAGGGCACACCATCCTGACGGTGAAGACCGACAAGGGCGATCTCGTCCTCGACAATCTGGTCGACGAAGTCCGGCCCTGGAACGCGACCGGCTATTATTTCCTGAAGCGTCAGTCGCAGCAGAACCCGAATATCTGGGTGTCGATCAACCAGCGCGGCGGCACGCCGAAGACCTGACGAATGCCGCCAGGCTCGTAGGCTGAGCGGCCCGCATAGCCTGGAGCGGACCAGCCTTTACGGGTCTGTCCACAGATACCCCTGCCTTACCAATTCATGGGCCGGAAGTCCGGCCCATGAATAGCTGCTCGACGCCTATTGCTGGCAAGCCGGTTCGTCCGGCTGTCCGCAAGACCGCTTCTTCTTGAACTGCGGCTGCGGCTGCTCCTGCGGGACACGCCGCTCTTGCATCTGCGGTCTCGGCTCAGCGCGGAATTCCGGCTTCGGCTCCGATCTCTGCGGCCGGAGCATCTGCTCGCTCGGCCTTTCCTGCCTGAACTGGCGCTGCGCATTCTCGTTCGGCCTGTTGACCTTGAAGTTGCGCTGGACGTCGACCCCCGCGCCGCCGGAACCTTCTTCGTTCTGCAGCCTGCGGAACTTCCTGCTCCGGTCGTTCCCGCCGGCCGAGCCCTGATTTTCGTCGGAGAACACGGACGGATTGTTCCTCCTTAGCCGCTTCTGAATGCTCGGCCCGTTGTCGGCCGGCTCACCGTTGACGGTCGGCAGCCTGCGGAACTTCCTGTTCTTCACGTTCCCGTCGACCGAGCCCTGGCTCTGGTCGAAGAACATGTCCGGATTGTTCCTCCTAAGCCGCTTCTGCACGCTCGGCCCGTTGTCGGCCGGCTCGCCGTTGACGGTCGGCAGTCTGCGGAACTTCCTGCTCTTATTGTCGCGGTTGGCCGAGCCCTGATCGCCCGGTTCGACAATGGACTGGCCGGCGGACAAATCCCTGCGCGTCAGCTTCTTGGGTTTGCCGGACGGTATGTTCGGATTGTTCTTCCCGAATCTCTGCTGGGCGCTCTGGCCATTGTCGGCCGGCATGCCGTTGACGGTGGGCAGCCTGCGCAATTTCTTGCCCTTCTGCTGACCGCTGCCCTGCTCTCCGGTCGCGGCGCCGGGATTTCCCGTCGCCTCCTGGTTGCCGCCTACAATGCCTTGCTTGCCGAACTGCTTCCTGGACTTGTTGCCTGGCAAATTCCGGCCGTCGAGCACCGGTTTGCCGTTGACGAGCGGCAGCGTTTTGCCATCGGCTCCCGGCAAGGCGTGGTCGGTTGAGAGCTTGCGGGTTGTGGAGGGGACCTCCGACTGCGGAGTCGTGGCACCAGGCTGCTGACCCTGGATAGCGCGCTGGCCGGGCTTCAGCGGCAAGCCGCTCTGCTCCTGATTGAACTGGGCGCGACCGGTCGCGGCCGCCCTCTTTTTCAGCACCGGCGGTAGCGCGACCCTGGCCGCCAGCGCCGCACCGGTGCCGACGGCAGCTCCAGTCATTTTCTGGCGAGTGGTGAGGCCGCCCTCGGCATTGCCGCTTGGCTGTACGGCCTGATTGGTGATCTCGTTGTTGATCACCGTGTTATTTATGACCGTCGCGTTGTGGATGTTGTTGAAGATGATGTTGTCCCGCGGCGGCACGATGTCATGCGGCGGCCTGACCCATACGGGCACGGGCACGAAGACCGGCACCGGCAAAACAAAGACCTCGACCGGCGGCCGCGGCGGCGGCAGCACGATGAAATCCGGCGGCGGTGGCGGCAGGAAGATGATTGTGACCGGCGGCGGCGGTTCGAAGTCGAAATCGGGGTCGTCGAAATAGAGCACCGGGCGATCGACATAGACGATCTCCTCCGGCGGTGGCGGTGGCACATCGTAGATGATAACGGTGAAGCTCAGCGGCGGCTCGAGCTCGGCATCGAAATGTCTCAGCCGGCGCCGCGCGTCCCAGGCATGCGGCCCGTGCGGATAGCGCTCGAGGTAGGACCAGTAGGCTTCCGGCGTGTCCTGCATCCAGGTCTCACGCCAGGTGATCGCCTCCCGCCGCGCGGCGATGATGGCGCGCACCCGCTTGGCCATCGGATCGTGCGGATAAGCGACCAGGAAATCCTGGTAGCCGCGCAGCGTGTCGCGGTCGAGCGCCGCGACATAGGCGTCGCGGGCATCAAAGTCGCGAATTTCCCTTGTCCGGTTGGCTTGGGATTCGGCCTCGGAAACCTTGGGTGCCGGCGCATCCGGCGCGCGGTCGAAGAAGACGAAGGGCGCGCTGATCTTCGAGGCGTCCCAAGGCACCTCGGCGCCTTCCGTCACCTCGTTGACGCGCAGGCGCGTGCGGTCGAACACATCCTCGAGCGGCAGGCCGCCCTCGCGCATCATCTCGGCCAGCGCCTGGGCATAGGCGCCGTAAGGTCCCTTGCCCTCCGGCGCGACGGTACCCGGCGCGGCATTGAAGGCAATCAGCATGTTCGGGTCGGGATCGACCAGCGCGAGGCCGCCGGCCAGCGGCTGTTTCGTCTGCGGGAAGGCATTCGGCCGCGCCGCGTCGAGCACCACGATGTTGACCTTCGTCGGCAGCGCGGCAAGCGGCCGGGTGAGGTCGGAGACCCGAATGGCCTGGATCGGCACATCGGCGGGATTGGCGATGTTGGCGTCGACCGGCAGGAAATAGTTCTCGCCTTCGAACTGGGCGCCGTGGCCGGCAAGGTAGACGAAAACGACCGCGTCGGGGCCGGCGGCCGAAACCTTGGCAAGGAAATCGCGGAAGGCGCCGCGCAGCGATTCCTGGTCGACATCGCGCGCCCCGACCACGTCGAACCCGGCCGCTTGCAAGGTCTGTCCGATCAGCCCGGCGTCATTCGCCGGGATCGCCAGTTCGCCTGACGAATACGCGGCATTGCCGATGACGAAGGCGAGGCGTTTTTGCTCTTGCGCAAGCACTCCCGTCGCGGACGCGACGGTTAACACGACAAGAACGACGATGAGGCCGATAAATTTCTGAAGCGTTTGCATCGCAATGCGCCGTCCGTTGTCCGCCATCCGTTCGGAACATTAACGCCGGGGAGGCAGGAATGTTTCCCTACAGCGCGAAATTAAGGCCCCGCAAAAAGGCGGCTTTAGGGCGCAATTTCGTCGAAAGAACAGAGGCTTCACAAAACGTCCTGCGGACCCGGTTGTGGACTACCGGCGTCGTCTCGGCTTCTCCAGCAGCGCGACCGCCTCGACATGCGGCGACCACAGGAACTGGTCGATCGGCGTCACGCTCCTCAACTGATAGCCGCCGTCGAGGAGGATGCGCAGGTCCCGCGCCAGCGTCACCGGATTGCAGGACACGGCAGCGACAAGCGGCACGTCCGAGCGGGCGATCTGCTTCGACTGGTCCTCGGCGCCGGCGCGCGGCGGGTCGAAGACGAGTCCGTCGAAGCCGTTCAGTTCCTTGAAGGTCAGCGGCCGGCGGAAGAGGTCGCGGCGCTCGCTGGTCACCCGCTTCAGGCCGCTGGCGAAGCGGAAGGCGCGGTCGAGCGCCGCAAGCGCCGGCGCGTCGCCCTCCACGGCATGAACCTCGGACCTAGCCGCGAGCCTGAGCGCGAAGCTGCCGCAGCCGGCGAAGAGGTCGGCGACCTTTTTGGCCCGCGACAGATGCTGGCCGACGAGACCAGCCATCGTCTGCTCGGCTGCCTCCGTCGCCTGCAGGAAGGCGCCGGACGGCACGGCGACGGCGACCGGCCCGAATTGCACCACCGGCTTTTTCGGCTCGACGATGACCTCGCCGTCGACGGAAAGCCTCGCCAAACCCTCGGCCATCACGAAATTGGAGGCGATGCGGCGCTGGTTCTCGCCGAGCGTGCCGGCATCCTGGACGGCGACGTCCAGTCCGGACGCGGTGACGG from Mesorhizobium sp. M1E.F.Ca.ET.045.02.1.1 includes the following:
- the tldD gene encoding metalloprotease TldD, with product MNSLIGQFDISDDRVKEIVADTIKGADDGELFLEYSESEALMFDNGRLKTANFNTDQGFGLRAVAGEASGYAHSSDLSEVSLLRAADAVSAVKGGYSGTLAAAPARTNRHLYGDENPIPSPSFEAKAKLLQEIDAWLRAADPRVRQVTASLAASWQHVEIMRGDGQMVRDIRPLVRVNVSVVVGDGDRQESGSYGMGGRKSFGEFLTEESWKHAASEALRQALVNLEAVPAPAGTFDIVLSSGWPGVMLHEAVGHGLEGDFNRKKTSAFAGLMGQQVAAKGVTVVDDGTIAERRGSLTVDDEGTPSARNVLIEDGILVGYMQDRQNARLMGMKATGNGRREGYAHQPMPRMTNTYMTSGDTPPEEIIASVKNGIYAVSFGGGQVDITSGKFVFGCTEAYMIENGKVTQPIKGAMLIGNGPDAMHRVSMIGNDMKLDNGIGMCGKAGQGVPVGVGQPHLRMNQMTVGGTRV
- a CDS encoding AbrB/MazE/SpoVT family DNA-binding domain-containing protein, which encodes MAGAEKLITTVSTKGQVILPSAIRKRRDWGAGTRLQVEDTPEGVLLKPAPAFTPTRPEDVFGVLPHSGKPKTLEEMDASVLAEARRRHARD
- a CDS encoding class I SAM-dependent RNA methyltransferase — its product is MSARFTITRLGAQGDGIAGADGGEVFIPFTLPGETVTAARQKDRATLMSVLEASPLRVDPACRHFTECGGCALQHFEAGAYRQWKRERVVQALKAKGIAGEIDALVPCSPQTRRRVVFSARRSEAGMLLGFVRAHSSEIIPIEECPISLPVVVASLDRLRRLADLVCATPKAFHMTVTVTASGLDVAVQDAGTLGENQRRIASNFVMAEGLARLSVDGEVIVEPKKPVVQFGPVAVAVPSGAFLQATEAAEQTMAGLVGQHLSRAKKVADLFAGCGSFALRLAARSEVHAVEGDAPALAALDRAFRFASGLKRVTSERRDLFRRPLTFKELNGFDGLVFDPPRAGAEDQSKQIARSDVPLVAAVSCNPVTLARDLRILLDGGYQLRSVTPIDQFLWSPHVEAVALLEKPRRRR
- a CDS encoding transglutaminase-like cysteine peptidase, producing the protein MQRSLGVLTSSFLLGLFSLIGAASLCVDTAAAQSTLFKRPSTQPSADGVRSVSVGGRTSVPYGWLDFCHRRPKECKVPALQAANVKLTAQNMRTLKRINQKANRAIKPVSNYDHWGTMMDHWDYPVDGKGDCKIYALYKRKLLLEAGFPRQALLMTVVRDLNNGGHTILTVKTDKGDLVLDNLVDEVRPWNATGYYFLKRQSQQNPNIWVSINQRGGTPKT
- a CDS encoding type II toxin-antitoxin system VapC family toxin, which produces MLAIDTNLVVRYLTNDHPEQSPRSRRLIDGQAVFVAVTVILEAEWVLRSAYGYGQAEVVRALRAFGGLSTVEMEEAALVSSALDLAEAGMDFADALHLGKSAHCSGFATFDRKLIKAARAAGHSGVQEA
- a CDS encoding caspase domain-containing protein; its protein translation is MQTLQKFIGLIVVLVVLTVASATGVLAQEQKRLAFVIGNAAYSSGELAIPANDAGLIGQTLQAAGFDVVGARDVDQESLRGAFRDFLAKVSAAGPDAVVFVYLAGHGAQFEGENYFLPVDANIANPADVPIQAIRVSDLTRPLAALPTKVNIVVLDAARPNAFPQTKQPLAGGLALVDPDPNMLIAFNAAPGTVAPEGKGPYGAYAQALAEMMREGGLPLEDVFDRTRLRVNEVTEGAEVPWDASKISAPFVFFDRAPDAPAPKVSEAESQANRTREIRDFDARDAYVAALDRDTLRGYQDFLVAYPHDPMAKRVRAIIAARREAITWRETWMQDTPEAYWSYLERYPHGPHAWDARRRLRHFDAELEPPLSFTVIIYDVPPPPPEEIVYVDRPVLYFDDPDFDFEPPPPVTIIFLPPPPPDFIVLPPPRPPVEVFVLPVPVFVPVPVWVRPPHDIVPPRDNIIFNNIHNATVINNTVINNEITNQAVQPSGNAEGGLTTRQKMTGAAVGTGAALAARVALPPVLKKRAAATGRAQFNQEQSGLPLKPGQRAIQGQQPGATTPQSEVPSTTRKLSTDHALPGADGKTLPLVNGKPVLDGRNLPGNKSRKQFGKQGIVGGNQEATGNPGAATGEQGSGQQKGKKLRRLPTVNGMPADNGQSAQQRFGKNNPNIPSGKPKKLTRRDLSAGQSIVEPGDQGSANRDNKSRKFRRLPTVNGEPADNGPSVQKRLRRNNPDMFFDQSQGSVDGNVKNRKFRRLPTVNGEPADNGPSIQKRLRRNNPSVFSDENQGSAGGNDRSRKFRRLQNEEGSGGAGVDVQRNFKVNRPNENAQRQFRQERPSEQMLRPQRSEPKPEFRAEPRPQMQERRVPQEQPQPQFKKKRSCGQPDEPACQQ